In Akkermansia muciniphila, one DNA window encodes the following:
- the hisC gene encoding histidinol-phosphate transaminase, translated as MSIESFANQHVLELVAYQPGKPIEETARELGLDPHDIVKLASNENPLGPSPKAVEAIARAAAGVNIYPDGAAFRLRSAIAEFCGVEFNQTVVGTGSSEVIELICHALLNPRAEVVAAKHAFSMYPIMSKLFGAAYVEVPNKEDWTHDLNGFLDAITDNTRVVFITNPTNPVGTVVGQQEIDDFMAKVPEHVLVVFDEAYREFSDNPPDTLKFVREGRNVVVLRTFSKAYGLAGLRVGYGLAPEQVCSMLHKARAPFNLHVLAQEAALAALEDREHVRRTVENNKEGMRFYEQAFREMGLEWIPSQGNFILVKVGRGRQVFQDMLARGVIVRAQDGYGLPEWIRISVGTPAENARCIEVLKEVL; from the coding sequence ATGAGTATTGAGAGTTTCGCAAATCAGCATGTGCTGGAGTTGGTGGCTTATCAGCCGGGCAAGCCGATTGAGGAGACGGCCCGGGAACTGGGCCTGGATCCCCATGATATTGTGAAACTGGCGTCTAATGAAAATCCCCTGGGGCCGTCCCCGAAAGCGGTGGAGGCGATTGCCCGTGCGGCAGCCGGCGTGAACATCTATCCGGACGGCGCGGCTTTCCGCCTGCGTTCCGCCATCGCGGAGTTCTGCGGCGTGGAGTTCAACCAGACAGTAGTGGGCACGGGCAGCAGCGAAGTGATTGAACTGATCTGCCATGCCCTGCTGAATCCCCGTGCGGAGGTGGTGGCCGCCAAACACGCCTTTTCCATGTACCCCATCATGTCCAAGCTGTTTGGCGCCGCGTACGTGGAAGTGCCCAACAAGGAGGACTGGACGCATGACCTGAACGGTTTCCTGGACGCCATTACGGACAATACGCGCGTCGTGTTCATTACGAATCCCACCAATCCCGTCGGCACCGTCGTAGGGCAGCAGGAAATAGACGATTTCATGGCGAAGGTGCCGGAACATGTGCTGGTGGTCTTTGACGAGGCGTACCGGGAGTTTTCCGACAATCCTCCGGATACCCTCAAATTTGTGCGGGAAGGCCGCAACGTGGTTGTTCTGCGCACCTTCTCCAAGGCTTACGGCCTGGCGGGGCTGCGCGTGGGCTACGGCCTTGCTCCGGAACAGGTTTGCAGCATGCTGCACAAGGCGCGCGCTCCGTTCAACCTGCATGTACTGGCCCAGGAGGCCGCCCTGGCCGCCCTGGAGGACCGGGAGCATGTGCGCCGCACCGTGGAGAACAATAAGGAAGGCATGCGTTTTTATGAGCAGGCTTTCCGGGAAATGGGCCTGGAATGGATTCCCAGCCAGGGCAACTTTATCCTGGTGAAGGTGGGCCGGGGCAGGCAGGTGTTCCAGGATATGCTCGCCAGGGGGGTCATCGTCCGCGCGCAGGACGGGTACGGACTGCCGGAATGGATACGCATCAGCGTGGGCACTCCCGCGGAGAACGCCCGCTGCATTGAGGTATTGAAAGAGGTTCTTTAA
- a CDS encoding hydrogenase maturation nickel metallochaperone HypA, which produces MHEVGIMEGALDMARRLMEKHGGSRLRRVHMTLGSLSGVVPEALQSAFLALKDSYAAQDAVLDVTWVEAVCRCDACRADFSFTEHGYICPGCGEPALAILRGRELELTRVEWE; this is translated from the coding sequence ATGCATGAAGTAGGCATCATGGAAGGCGCGCTGGACATGGCCCGGCGGCTCATGGAAAAACACGGAGGCAGCAGGCTGAGGCGCGTGCACATGACCCTAGGCAGCCTGAGCGGCGTGGTGCCGGAAGCGCTTCAATCCGCCTTCCTGGCCCTGAAAGACTCGTATGCGGCGCAGGATGCGGTCCTGGACGTCACCTGGGTGGAGGCCGTGTGCCGCTGTGACGCATGCCGGGCGGATTTTTCCTTCACGGAACACGGCTACATCTGCCCCGGCTGCGGAGAACCGGCCCTGGCCATCCTGCGCGGGCGGGAACTGGAGCTGACCCGCGTGGAATGGGAATGA
- a CDS encoding cytochrome b/b6 domain-containing protein, translating into MKTTLIDNDLTLAVEDAIPASPVYAPEEILALAVCASPNGSRDAGDLALLHAARERGITLPYAQRENSWEAPSRERPYSTAVLKAADKADAAPFMVARGNLKALENLCEVSSLEKERMNKAFKEHSPSGFEPVAVAVHRSGAPWRLLGVVPMHAMRDVRRLSMARANFRYFHVWDWPLRVLHWTWVLCIIGLSATGICIAEGWFLKMGDLHGAFQFGTLRFVHYALGWVLVVVMMLRFSCFFMASNKYQSFRALFPVSRQEWKDLYATAVDYLFARSYDGPRYIGHNPLQQWTYTGVYVLFTTMVVTGLALYALYEPRHWFYRWFMPLNDLIGIPYVRLVHLVGMWCFIIFAMIHVYLSILSGNVDRDGTISSMFSGGRWLRKGVKFRDE; encoded by the coding sequence GTGAAAACGACTCTTATCGATAACGACCTCACCCTGGCGGTGGAGGATGCCATTCCGGCCAGTCCGGTGTACGCTCCGGAGGAAATCCTGGCCCTGGCCGTGTGCGCCTCCCCCAACGGCAGCAGGGACGCGGGAGACCTGGCCCTGCTCCACGCCGCGCGGGAACGCGGCATAACCCTCCCTTACGCCCAGCGGGAAAACTCCTGGGAGGCGCCCTCCCGGGAGAGGCCGTACAGCACGGCTGTTCTGAAAGCCGCGGATAAGGCGGACGCCGCCCCTTTCATGGTAGCCCGCGGCAATCTGAAAGCGCTGGAAAATCTGTGCGAAGTCAGCTCCCTGGAAAAGGAGCGCATGAACAAGGCTTTCAAGGAACATTCCCCCTCCGGCTTTGAACCCGTGGCCGTGGCCGTCCACCGGTCCGGCGCGCCGTGGCGCCTGCTGGGCGTCGTGCCCATGCACGCCATGAGGGACGTGCGCCGCCTCTCCATGGCCAGGGCCAACTTCCGCTACTTCCACGTCTGGGACTGGCCTCTGCGCGTGCTGCACTGGACGTGGGTGCTCTGCATCATCGGCCTGTCCGCCACCGGCATCTGCATCGCGGAAGGGTGGTTCCTGAAAATGGGGGATCTGCACGGGGCTTTCCAATTCGGGACGCTCCGTTTCGTGCATTATGCGCTGGGGTGGGTCCTGGTGGTGGTGATGATGCTGCGTTTTTCCTGCTTCTTCATGGCCTCCAACAAATACCAGAGCTTCCGGGCCCTGTTCCCCGTCTCCAGACAGGAGTGGAAGGATCTGTACGCCACGGCGGTGGACTACCTGTTCGCCCGCAGTTATGACGGCCCCCGCTACATCGGCCACAATCCCCTGCAGCAGTGGACATACACGGGCGTGTACGTCCTGTTCACCACCATGGTGGTGACCGGGCTGGCCCTGTACGCCCTGTATGAGCCGCGCCACTGGTTCTACCGCTGGTTCATGCCGCTGAACGACCTGATAGGCATTCCGTACGTGCGCCTGGTGCATCTGGTGGGCATGTGGTGCTTCATCATCTTCGCCATGATCCACGTGTACCTTTCCATCCTTTCCGGGAACGTGGACCGGGACGGCACCATCTCCTCCATGTTCAGCGGCGGACGATGGCTGCGCAAGGGCGTCAAATTCCGGGATGAATAA
- a CDS encoding helix-turn-helix domain-containing protein, with the protein MSENQDELKMQIKAWLKQQNISRNDFAAECFVSPNTVRNWLAKVAIPKDKEALIRLMMEKTEREKKLKQAARANWKPFVVMLSFEDYKLIEEAARMDNMTVEEWAEATLIKDAQKRMKNYYDDENSLPDNVFLAAEVPEEYGAPRRSGPSSSPPSSSRRKPRH; encoded by the coding sequence ATGAGTGAGAATCAGGACGAACTCAAAATGCAGATCAAGGCCTGGCTGAAACAGCAGAACATTTCCCGCAATGATTTTGCGGCGGAATGCTTCGTGTCTCCCAACACGGTCCGCAACTGGCTTGCCAAGGTAGCCATCCCCAAAGACAAGGAAGCTCTCATCCGGCTCATGATGGAAAAGACGGAAAGGGAGAAAAAATTGAAGCAGGCGGCAAGAGCCAATTGGAAACCCTTTGTCGTCATGCTGAGTTTCGAGGATTACAAACTCATTGAAGAAGCCGCCAGGATGGACAACATGACGGTGGAGGAATGGGCGGAAGCCACCCTAATCAAGGATGCCCAGAAGAGGATGAAAAATTATTACGACGACGAAAACAGCCTTCCGGACAATGTATTCCTGGCGGCGGAAGTCCCGGAGGAATACGGAGCGCCCAGGCGTTCCGGCCCTTCATCGTCACCGCCTTCTTCTTCCCGCCGCAAACCGCGGCACTAA
- a CDS encoding NAD(P)H-dependent oxidoreductase yields the protein MTISPEQYIDGLEWRYACKKFDPEARLEQPVWHALAESLRLSPSSLGLQLWKFVVVTNRELKARLREVSWNQSQVEDCSHYVVLCSRRSATRRDVDRYLAQIEFTRRPSAEKLASSAGFYTSYVEALTPEKMHAWLDCQVYIAVGFLLSAAAALRVDSCTIGGMDSAKYDEILGLDGTPYRSVVGVALGYRAKDDSYAREAKVRFPAGEVMDIRA from the coding sequence ATGACGATTTCCCCGGAACAGTATATTGACGGTCTGGAATGGCGTTACGCCTGCAAGAAATTTGATCCCGAAGCCCGCCTTGAGCAGCCTGTCTGGCATGCGCTGGCGGAAAGCCTGCGTCTCAGCCCCTCCTCCCTGGGGCTTCAGCTCTGGAAGTTTGTCGTGGTGACCAACAGGGAACTGAAGGCGCGCCTGCGGGAGGTTTCCTGGAACCAGTCCCAGGTGGAGGACTGCTCCCATTACGTGGTGCTGTGCTCCCGGCGCTCCGCCACCAGGCGGGATGTGGACCGCTACCTGGCCCAGATTGAATTCACGCGCCGCCCTTCCGCGGAAAAGCTGGCTTCCTCCGCCGGTTTCTATACCAGTTACGTGGAAGCGCTGACGCCGGAAAAGATGCATGCGTGGCTGGATTGCCAGGTGTACATCGCCGTGGGGTTCCTGCTCAGCGCCGCCGCCGCCCTGCGGGTGGATTCCTGCACGATCGGCGGCATGGACAGCGCCAAATATGATGAAATTCTGGGGCTGGACGGCACGCCGTACCGCTCCGTGGTGGGGGTGGCGCTGGGCTACCGCGCCAAGGACGACTCTTATGCCCGCGAGGCCAAGGTGCGCTTTCCCGCCGGAGAGGTGATGGATATCCGCGCCTGA
- a CDS encoding HyaD/HybD family hydrogenase maturation endopeptidase, with amino-acid sequence MKPEPYTEELRGCPVKGNAYPVLVLGIGNPLMGDDGAGVELARRLQERDYGPLVHVEEGGTLGMTLLPLLEDADTLILLDAVRTGARPGTVVTRSREELPRHFSRVISPHQIGMKEVLGAAQLCGTLPRAITLVGVEALHTDFCRPMSAEVLEALPKALHTAEALIARALAEHQARKNAHA; translated from the coding sequence ATGAAACCGGAGCCATACACGGAAGAACTGCGGGGCTGCCCCGTGAAGGGGAATGCCTATCCCGTGCTCGTGCTGGGCATCGGGAACCCGCTCATGGGGGATGACGGCGCGGGCGTGGAGCTGGCCCGCCGCCTCCAGGAACGGGATTACGGCCCGCTGGTCCACGTGGAGGAAGGGGGGACGCTGGGCATGACCCTGCTGCCCCTGCTGGAAGATGCGGACACGCTCATCCTGCTGGACGCCGTCAGGACGGGGGCCCGGCCGGGAACCGTCGTCACGCGCAGCCGGGAAGAACTGCCGCGCCACTTTTCCCGCGTGATATCGCCCCACCAGATAGGCATGAAGGAAGTGCTGGGGGCGGCCCAGCTGTGCGGCACGCTGCCGCGCGCCATCACGCTGGTGGGAGTGGAGGCCCTGCATACGGATTTTTGCCGCCCCATGTCCGCGGAGGTGCTGGAAGCGTTGCCGAAGGCGCTGCACACGGCGGAGGCCCTCATCGCCCGCGCCCTGGCGGAACATCAGGCCCGGAAAAACGCCCATGCATGA
- a CDS encoding beta-hexosaminidase: MKNNLFLMIAVLAASPLMGQDAKQIADSLSIPPVKAGAKQLPMPSASGAQIKLLGADYEQLVNSKGKIAPVISDTPVNVSFKVTKDGKEAVSKDYEIMLQAPQAAQGNPKPRIIPEILQWKGGQGEYKLGNTVTVACPDKELGKLFAADMEDVLGKKVKLVAPGAKADISLSLVKGGNLGREGYRLQIARDGVRLGAAAPTGLFWGTRTLLQMLRQTPGSVPCGTAVDFPRYQLRGFMLDVARTPYPLSYLKDVIRTMAWYKMNDLHLVINNNYIFHEHYVDNGHDPFKESYAAFRLESNMKGKDGTPLTAKDLFYTKKEFADLVSYAKKYGVNIVPEFDTPGHALSFTRLRPDLIYKGPMNHEKRRCEMLDAANPETIDLVSKVFDEYLLKDPKLGRPVFADCGVVHVGADEFYGDKEDYRHFANAVLSHALKRGYTPRIWGSLSTKPGKTPVVSKGVQMNLWNTGWMRAWEAVNQGYDVINTNDGALYIVPFAGYYRMDRNHKGLYNNWIPNRIGNETLPSGHPQLLGGTFAVWNDETDIMHTGYAPYDIWGIISGSMDVLSQKLWGTAKAPDTFEQHRELVSSIGNAPRTNPLHKWKDNQPFTVKPSALPQKLGKPALGPNYRLTMELELTAAPEGKEQVLLSAPEGELLAVMKDGTVGFRRDDSLEFSFGAKLPVGRKVKVEIVGEPEKTSLLLDGELAGTAVLKNFSDKAKDFPDNFKHRPKVHRSTFILPLKELGSSFQGKVFHMNVQPL, encoded by the coding sequence ATGAAGAACAACCTATTCCTGATGATCGCCGTTCTTGCCGCATCTCCCCTGATGGGGCAGGACGCCAAGCAGATTGCGGATTCCCTTTCCATCCCCCCGGTGAAAGCCGGGGCAAAGCAGCTGCCCATGCCGAGCGCTTCCGGAGCCCAGATTAAACTGCTAGGGGCCGACTATGAGCAGCTCGTTAACAGCAAAGGCAAGATAGCCCCTGTTATTTCAGATACCCCCGTCAACGTCAGCTTCAAGGTGACCAAGGACGGCAAGGAAGCCGTCAGCAAGGATTATGAAATCATGCTTCAGGCTCCTCAGGCCGCCCAGGGCAATCCCAAGCCGCGGATCATCCCGGAAATCCTGCAATGGAAGGGGGGGCAGGGAGAATACAAGCTGGGGAATACGGTTACCGTAGCATGCCCGGACAAGGAGCTGGGCAAATTGTTCGCGGCGGATATGGAAGACGTGCTGGGAAAGAAGGTCAAGCTCGTCGCCCCCGGGGCGAAGGCGGATATTTCCCTTTCCCTGGTGAAGGGCGGCAATCTGGGCAGGGAAGGATACCGGCTCCAGATTGCCAGGGACGGCGTCCGTCTTGGCGCGGCGGCTCCCACCGGCCTGTTCTGGGGTACGCGCACCCTGCTGCAGATGCTCCGCCAGACGCCCGGCAGCGTGCCCTGCGGCACGGCCGTGGATTTCCCGCGCTACCAGCTCCGCGGTTTCATGCTTGATGTCGCGCGCACGCCTTACCCCCTCAGTTACCTGAAGGACGTGATCCGCACCATGGCCTGGTACAAGATGAATGACCTGCACCTGGTCATCAACAACAACTATATTTTCCACGAGCATTATGTGGACAACGGCCATGATCCGTTCAAGGAAAGCTATGCGGCCTTCCGCCTGGAATCCAACATGAAGGGGAAGGACGGCACGCCCCTGACGGCCAAGGACCTTTTTTATACCAAGAAGGAATTCGCCGACCTGGTCAGCTATGCCAAGAAGTACGGCGTCAATATTGTTCCGGAGTTCGACACGCCGGGGCATGCCCTTTCCTTTACCCGCCTGCGGCCCGATCTCATTTACAAAGGGCCCATGAATCATGAGAAGCGCCGCTGCGAGATGCTGGACGCCGCCAACCCGGAAACGATTGACCTGGTGAGCAAGGTTTTTGACGAATACCTGCTGAAGGACCCCAAGCTGGGCCGTCCCGTGTTCGCGGACTGCGGCGTGGTGCATGTGGGGGCGGATGAATTCTATGGGGACAAGGAAGATTACCGCCACTTTGCGAACGCCGTGCTCAGCCATGCCCTCAAGCGCGGTTATACGCCCCGCATCTGGGGAAGCCTGAGCACCAAGCCGGGCAAGACCCCGGTAGTCAGCAAGGGCGTCCAGATGAACCTTTGGAATACCGGCTGGATGAGAGCGTGGGAGGCCGTCAACCAGGGCTATGATGTGATCAATACGAACGACGGGGCCCTTTATATCGTTCCCTTTGCCGGTTACTACCGGATGGACAGAAACCATAAGGGATTGTATAATAACTGGATTCCCAACCGCATCGGCAATGAAACGCTACCTTCCGGGCATCCCCAGCTCCTCGGGGGCACCTTCGCCGTCTGGAATGATGAAACGGACATTATGCATACGGGATACGCCCCTTATGACATTTGGGGGATCATTTCCGGTTCCATGGACGTGCTCAGCCAGAAACTGTGGGGAACCGCCAAGGCTCCGGATACGTTTGAGCAGCATCGTGAGCTGGTTTCCTCCATCGGCAACGCTCCGCGCACCAATCCCCTGCACAAATGGAAGGATAACCAGCCCTTTACGGTGAAGCCTTCCGCCCTCCCCCAGAAGCTGGGCAAGCCTGCCCTGGGGCCGAATTACCGCCTGACGATGGAACTGGAATTGACTGCCGCTCCGGAAGGGAAAGAGCAGGTGCTTCTTTCCGCTCCTGAAGGAGAATTGCTGGCGGTCATGAAGGACGGCACCGTCGGATTCCGCCGTGACGATTCTCTGGAATTTTCCTTCGGCGCCAAGCTGCCCGTGGGCCGGAAGGTCAAGGTGGAAATTGTGGGGGAACCGGAAAAAACCAGCCTGCTGCTTGACGGGGAGCTTGCCGGAACTGCCGTGCTGAAGAATTTTTCCGACAAGGCCAAGGATTTTCCGGACAACTTCAAGCATCGTCCCAAAGTGCACCGTTCCACGTTCATTCTGCCTCTGAAGGAACTTGGCTCCTCCTTCCAGGGGAAGGTGTTCCATATGAACGTACAGCCGTTGTAA
- a CDS encoding acyltransferase family protein: MYNAQNQPPILDTSAPSPSKRVLWIDVSRVIAALLIMYVHLSSPFLQSVSLHLFYLGRVPFFLVLAGYFLGRNITWNKAFNRALWLFIPFMFWNVLYVLFVLPHDGASFRLENLIGIRDVFLPGINLFSVDDSHAVPPIGPSWFLRDIIILTLLTPLLVRVKILLFPAVLLFFCFFNVAPDHMETISIGTCAFYLLGVALSSRKIDDIHLVLNKKFGIFFWVSIFMPVVLIALYSAGMIPLWKETAIGMLLGVMMIMYAGIWMEKHLPGLSAKIALLAPACFLTFMLHWPIYDFLPPVMKIQPVLAVFTPLLVFAAIVLFYFALKRFAPFLLPYLAHVKHAGQRQERRSARDETVSSIRGLSGRNQSSERDAGTPMPGTGESF; this comes from the coding sequence ATGTATAACGCTCAAAACCAGCCTCCGATTCTCGACACGTCTGCGCCTTCTCCCTCAAAACGTGTCTTATGGATTGACGTATCAAGGGTTATTGCCGCCCTCCTGATTATGTACGTCCATCTGTCCTCTCCCTTTCTCCAGTCAGTGAGCCTCCATCTCTTTTATCTGGGGAGGGTTCCTTTTTTCCTGGTGTTGGCAGGGTACTTCCTGGGCAGGAACATCACCTGGAACAAGGCGTTCAACCGGGCTTTATGGCTGTTCATTCCATTCATGTTCTGGAATGTGCTGTACGTGCTCTTTGTTCTGCCTCATGACGGAGCTTCCTTCCGCCTTGAGAATCTGATCGGCATTCGGGACGTCTTCCTTCCGGGCATCAACCTTTTCTCCGTGGATGACTCCCATGCCGTTCCTCCCATCGGCCCTTCCTGGTTCCTGAGGGACATTATCATTCTCACGTTGCTGACGCCTCTTCTGGTCCGCGTCAAAATCCTGCTGTTTCCTGCGGTGCTCCTCTTTTTCTGTTTCTTCAACGTGGCGCCGGACCACATGGAGACGATTTCCATTGGAACCTGTGCTTTTTATCTGTTGGGCGTTGCGCTCAGTTCCCGGAAGATTGACGATATTCATCTGGTGCTGAATAAGAAGTTCGGCATTTTTTTCTGGGTGAGCATTTTTATGCCCGTTGTGCTGATTGCGCTGTATTCCGCCGGAATGATTCCCCTGTGGAAAGAGACGGCCATTGGCATGCTTCTGGGAGTCATGATGATCATGTATGCAGGCATCTGGATGGAAAAGCATCTGCCCGGCCTGTCCGCGAAAATAGCGTTGCTGGCTCCCGCCTGCTTTTTGACGTTCATGCTGCACTGGCCCATTTACGATTTCCTGCCTCCCGTCATGAAAATCCAGCCTGTTCTCGCCGTTTTCACTCCGTTGCTGGTGTTTGCGGCCATCGTCCTGTTTTATTTTGCCCTGAAACGTTTCGCCCCGTTCCTTCTGCCGTATCTGGCCCATGTGAAACATGCCGGCCAGCGGCAAGAGCGGCGCAGTGCGCGTGATGAAACGGTTTCTTCAATCAGGGGCCTTTCAGGGAGGAATCAGTCATCGGAAAGGGACGCCGGGACCCCGATGCCCGGAACAGGGGAAAGCTTTTAA
- a CDS encoding DUF4870 domain-containing protein has protein sequence MDEEQQIIQEPVQEPAPEKQSDKTQAILTAVSPLVSVFFGGSAGVNIIPPLICWLVWRDANPLVDKVGKNILNAQISWAIYTVAACLSCLILIGFVLAPVVVIAWIVFSIIAAVKAANGDYDYVPPFTIKFLK, from the coding sequence ATGGACGAAGAACAACAAATCATCCAGGAACCGGTTCAGGAGCCCGCCCCTGAGAAACAATCGGATAAAACGCAGGCTATCCTGACGGCGGTTTCCCCGCTGGTGTCCGTCTTTTTCGGAGGCTCCGCCGGCGTGAACATTATTCCTCCCCTGATCTGCTGGCTGGTCTGGAGGGACGCCAACCCTCTGGTGGACAAAGTAGGAAAGAATATTCTGAACGCCCAGATTTCCTGGGCGATCTATACGGTTGCGGCCTGTCTTTCATGTTTGATCCTGATCGGGTTCGTGCTCGCCCCCGTGGTGGTCATCGCCTGGATCGTTTTCTCCATCATCGCTGCCGTCAAGGCGGCGAACGGGGATTACGATTATGTGCCTCCCTTCACGATTAAATTCCTGAAATAA